Proteins from a single region of Amycolatopsis sp. CA-230715:
- a CDS encoding MFS transporter small subunit, with protein sequence MIVAWLWVGIPFAYGVYELVLKVVQLFGG encoded by the coding sequence ATGATCGTGGCCTGGCTGTGGGTCGGAATCCCGTTCGCCTACGGTGTGTACGAGCTGGTGCTCAAGGTGGTGCAACTGTTCGGCGGATGA
- a CDS encoding HNH endonuclease signature motif containing protein, which translates to MSTKSDSVQRRVAIIRYQQAMLLRDIADMEQESSRRSTVGQVALLCSLTQNSAERKAALADALTSYLPETLAAMENGLIDEYAASRVFEATACASREVASEVDARLVGKFSNRNAPALRRMVNSLLMRIDPEGYERRRKAKAAARRLEIRHGDHGASTLFAELPSDRAQALYAACDQEALEKKRQGDKRTMDQLRLDALVERCLGGGCGGRPKAQIFLHIDMPTLMGLRNNPAELVGCGEISPELAREIAFDANSVWNRIVDEPMSKLPVDLGRKNYRPSKRMRKYLQVTHRTCSMPGCNRPAQYTDLDHATAWKDGGRTDKVNLRPLCRIHHKLREEPGWEFTTDHNGQLTVTTPDGDSYTEKPTGFV; encoded by the coding sequence ATGAGCACTAAATCTGATTCTGTTCAGCGGCGGGTTGCGATTATTCGGTATCAGCAGGCGATGTTGCTGCGGGATATCGCCGATATGGAGCAGGAGTCGTCGCGAAGATCGACCGTGGGGCAGGTGGCGTTGCTGTGTTCCTTGACTCAGAACTCGGCGGAGCGGAAGGCGGCGCTCGCTGACGCGTTGACCTCATACTTACCGGAGACGTTGGCGGCGATGGAGAACGGGCTCATTGACGAGTATGCGGCCTCGCGGGTGTTTGAAGCTACCGCGTGTGCCTCTCGGGAAGTGGCGTCCGAAGTGGACGCTCGACTGGTCGGGAAGTTCTCGAACCGCAACGCACCCGCACTGCGGCGGATGGTCAACTCGCTGCTGATGCGGATCGACCCCGAAGGCTACGAGCGGCGACGCAAAGCCAAGGCGGCGGCCCGCAGGCTCGAAATCCGGCACGGGGATCACGGGGCGTCGACCCTGTTCGCCGAGCTGCCCTCCGACCGCGCACAGGCCCTCTACGCGGCCTGTGACCAAGAGGCACTGGAGAAAAAGCGGCAAGGCGACAAGCGCACCATGGATCAACTCAGGCTCGATGCCCTGGTCGAACGGTGCCTGGGTGGCGGCTGTGGAGGTAGGCCGAAAGCGCAGATCTTCCTGCACATCGATATGCCCACCCTGATGGGGCTGCGCAACAATCCCGCCGAACTCGTCGGGTGCGGCGAGATCTCACCGGAGTTGGCTCGCGAGATCGCCTTCGACGCCAACTCCGTCTGGAACCGCATCGTCGACGAACCCATGTCCAAGCTTCCCGTCGACCTCGGTCGGAAAAACTACCGGCCATCCAAGCGCATGCGGAAGTACCTTCAGGTCACGCACCGGACCTGCAGCATGCCCGGCTGCAACCGGCCCGCCCAGTACACCGACCTCGACCACGCGACAGCCTGGAAAGACGGCGGCCGCACCGACAAAGTGAACCTCCGGCCGTTGTGCCGGATCCATCACAAGCTACGCGAAGAACCCGGCTGGGAATTCACCACCGACCACAATGGACAACTCACCGTCACTACACCCGACGGGGACAGCTACACCGAAAAGCCGACCGGGTTCGTCTGA
- the fdhD gene encoding formate dehydrogenase accessory sulfurtransferase FdhD yields MGRLTVRRPVRKLTTGGDRRRADTLAAEEPMEIRVGGKALAVTMRTPGHDVELAHGFLLSEGVIGAREDVLTARYCDGVDEAGRNTYNVLDLALSDGVPPPETGVERNFYTTSSCGVCGKAALDAVRLKTRFSPASSPFTISADVLGDLPDALRARQKVFAQTGGLHAAGLFDSGGELLVVREDIGRHNAVDKVLGWALLEGRIPLGGVGLLVSGRASFELVQKAAMAGIPLLAAVSAPSSLAAELAEENGMTLVGFLRGESMNLYTGDSRVLT; encoded by the coding sequence ATGGGCCGTCTGACTGTCCGGCGCCCGGTGCGCAAGCTCACCACCGGCGGCGATCGCCGTCGCGCCGACACGCTGGCCGCCGAGGAACCGATGGAGATCAGGGTCGGCGGCAAGGCGCTCGCGGTCACCATGCGCACCCCCGGCCACGACGTCGAACTCGCGCACGGGTTCCTGCTTTCCGAAGGCGTCATCGGCGCCCGCGAGGACGTGCTGACAGCCCGCTACTGCGACGGCGTCGACGAGGCGGGCCGCAACACCTACAACGTCCTCGACCTCGCGTTGTCCGACGGCGTACCGCCACCCGAGACCGGCGTGGAGCGCAACTTCTACACCACGTCGTCGTGCGGCGTATGCGGAAAGGCCGCGCTCGACGCGGTGCGCCTGAAGACCCGGTTCTCCCCCGCTTCGTCTCCGTTCACCATCTCGGCGGACGTGCTCGGCGATCTTCCCGACGCGTTGCGGGCGCGGCAGAAGGTTTTCGCGCAGACGGGTGGGCTCCATGCCGCTGGGCTGTTCGATTCCGGGGGCGAGTTGCTCGTTGTTCGGGAGGACATTGGGCGGCACAACGCTGTGGACAAGGTGCTGGGGTGGGCTCTTCTCGAAGGGCGTATCCCACTTGGCGGGGTTGGGCTTCTGGTTTCGGGGCGGGCTTCGTTTGAGCTGGTTCAGAAGGCGGCCATGGCGGGGATTCCGTTGCTTGCAGCCGTTTCTGCGCCCTCTTCGTTGGCTGCGGAGTTGGCTGAGGAGAACGGGATGACTCTGGTGGGGTTTTTGCGGGGGGAATCCATGAATCTTTATACGGGGGATTCTCGGGTTTTGACTTGA
- a CDS encoding L-lactate MFS transporter, translating to MTASFLKTPAPANWSRWLVPPAALAVHLSIGQAYAWSVFKPALEKALHLSGTQSALPFQLGIVMLGLSAAFGGTLVERNGPRWAMFVSATCFSAGFLISALGVATSQYWLVVFGYGFVGGIGLGIGYISPVSTLIKWFPDRPGMATGIAIMGFGGGALIATPWSSQMLASFGTGTGGIAAAFLVHGVVYAIFMSLGVLLIRVPEPGWKPEGWEPVDHGKAMISRADVSAANAIKTPQFWLLWVVLCFNVTAGIGILEKASPMITDFFKQTPTPIAAAAAGGFVALLSLTNMLGRFVWSSTSDLIGRKNIYRVYLGVGALLYLVIALTTNSSKVLFVLCAGVILSFYGGGFSTVPAYLKDLFGTYQVGAIHGRLLTAWSAAGVLGPLIVNAIADSGKRAGKQGPDLYGTSFVIMICLLVAGFVANELVRPVNPKYHEPRAQAAVRTQEAS from the coding sequence ATGACCGCGAGCTTCCTGAAGACCCCCGCACCGGCGAACTGGAGCCGGTGGCTGGTCCCGCCTGCCGCGCTCGCGGTGCACCTGTCGATCGGGCAGGCCTACGCGTGGAGCGTGTTCAAACCCGCGCTCGAGAAGGCGCTGCACCTGTCCGGGACGCAGAGCGCGCTCCCGTTCCAGCTCGGCATCGTGATGCTCGGCCTGTCTGCGGCCTTCGGCGGGACACTGGTCGAGCGCAACGGCCCGCGCTGGGCGATGTTCGTGTCGGCGACCTGCTTCTCCGCCGGATTCTTGATTTCCGCGCTCGGCGTGGCCACGTCGCAGTACTGGCTCGTGGTGTTCGGGTACGGCTTCGTCGGCGGCATCGGGCTCGGGATCGGTTACATCTCGCCGGTGTCCACCCTGATCAAGTGGTTCCCCGACCGGCCTGGCATGGCCACCGGCATCGCGATCATGGGGTTCGGCGGCGGCGCGCTCATCGCGACGCCGTGGTCGTCGCAGATGCTGGCGTCGTTCGGCACCGGGACCGGTGGCATCGCGGCGGCCTTCTTGGTTCACGGCGTGGTGTACGCGATCTTCATGAGCCTCGGCGTGCTGCTGATCCGGGTGCCCGAGCCGGGGTGGAAGCCCGAGGGCTGGGAGCCGGTCGACCACGGCAAGGCGATGATCTCCCGTGCCGACGTGTCCGCGGCGAACGCGATCAAGACACCGCAGTTCTGGCTGTTGTGGGTGGTGCTGTGCTTCAACGTCACGGCGGGCATCGGCATCCTGGAGAAGGCGTCGCCGATGATCACCGACTTCTTCAAGCAGACCCCGACCCCGATCGCGGCAGCGGCGGCGGGCGGGTTCGTGGCGCTGCTGTCGCTGACCAACATGCTCGGCCGGTTCGTCTGGTCGTCCACATCGGACCTGATCGGGCGCAAGAACATCTACCGCGTCTACCTCGGCGTCGGCGCGCTGCTGTACCTGGTGATCGCGCTGACCACGAACTCCTCGAAGGTGCTGTTCGTGCTCTGCGCCGGGGTGATCCTGTCGTTCTACGGTGGCGGGTTCTCGACCGTGCCCGCGTACCTGAAGGACCTGTTCGGCACCTACCAGGTCGGCGCCATCCACGGCAGGCTGCTCACCGCGTGGTCGGCGGCGGGTGTGCTGGGGCCGCTGATCGTGAACGCGATCGCGGACAGCGGGAAGCGCGCGGGCAAGCAGGGCCCCGATCTCTACGGCACTTCGTTCGTCATCATGATCTGCCTGCTGGTGGCGGGTTTCGTGGCGAACGAGCTGGTCCGCCCGGTCAACCCGAAGTACCACGAGCCGCGTGCGCAGGCGGCCGTCCGGACACAGGAGGCGTCGTGA
- a CDS encoding SDR family NAD(P)-dependent oxidoreductase, producing the protein MRTRGVLVTGASKGIGKAVAEAFAARGDRVAVHFHADRAAAEAVLAGLPGTGHVVLGADIADPEAARRLADEAESSLDGVDVLVNNAGVATSAANAHRVTEVSYADWQRAWRQNLDVNVAGTANLSYCVARHMVARGAAGRIVNVGSRGAFRGEADHPAYGASKAALHALGQSLALSLAPEGISVTSVAPGFTETERVADRLDGDTGVSLRGQSPFGRVGRPEEIAAAVVYLASPEATWASGAILDLNGASHLR; encoded by the coding sequence ATGAGGACTCGCGGTGTTCTGGTCACGGGGGCGTCCAAGGGGATCGGCAAGGCCGTCGCCGAGGCGTTCGCGGCGCGCGGTGACCGGGTCGCGGTGCACTTCCACGCCGATCGGGCGGCGGCGGAGGCGGTGCTCGCCGGGCTTCCCGGGACCGGACACGTGGTGCTCGGCGCCGACATCGCCGATCCGGAGGCCGCGCGCCGCCTCGCCGACGAGGCGGAGTCCTCGCTCGACGGCGTCGACGTGCTGGTGAACAACGCCGGGGTCGCGACCTCGGCGGCGAACGCGCATCGCGTCACCGAAGTGTCCTATGCGGACTGGCAGCGGGCGTGGCGGCAGAACCTGGACGTCAACGTGGCCGGTACGGCGAATCTGAGCTACTGCGTGGCGCGGCACATGGTCGCGCGCGGGGCGGCGGGCCGGATCGTGAACGTCGGTTCCCGCGGCGCGTTCCGCGGTGAAGCGGATCATCCCGCCTACGGCGCCAGCAAGGCTGCCCTGCACGCGCTGGGCCAGTCGCTGGCGCTTTCCCTTGCCCCGGAAGGGATTTCCGTGACTTCGGTGGCGCCGGGGTTCACCGAGACCGAGCGGGTCGCCGACCGGCTCGACGGAGACACGGGCGTGAGCCTGCGCGGCCAGAGCCCGTTCGGACGCGTCGGGCGACCTGAGGAAATCGCCGCGGCGGTCGTCTATCTCGCCTCTCCGGAAGCGACCTGGGCCTCCGGTGCCATCCTCGACCTCAACGGCGCGTCCCACCTGCGTTAG